From Candidatus Margulisiibacteriota bacterium:
AGAGGTCGTGAGAATGTGGCGGTTTAGCAAGTCCAATGGCATTACAGAAGGATTTCATACTAAAATGGAAATGCTATCAAGAAGGGCTTACGGTTTTAGAAACTTTGAAAATTACAGATTGTGGGTTAAAATACTATGTCGTTAATATCTGGATTCCCCCATCTTCGGAGTAGAGCCCAATATATCTTAAGTAACCACATTGAATATAATTTATAAGCATTTATAACATTGTAGCATACTTAAGTTAGCCTGGAGGCAGTATAGTTTTTATAGAGTGGAGAATATCTAATAAAAGGGTTGCAGGGAATTTAGCTGGGATAAAAAAGAACTGGCTGCCCTACAAGGATTCGAACCTCGACAACCAGATCCAGAATCTGGAGTGCTACCATTACACAATAGGGCAAAACCTAATAGATTGTACCACACCCTATTTTAAGTTTGCAATTAATCTTCTAAAATTTTTTTCAGCTGATTTTTCGGTAAATTTAGATTTTCGCTGAGCAGCTGGACAACATCTTTGCGGTGCATTCCCTTGGACATCATGCCATGGGCTAACTGGACATATTTCTCTTCGATAATCTTATCTTTCGGCGGTATTTCAATAACACAGGTTATTTCACCTTTGACAGTTTCGCTTAATTGTTCTAATACCTCTATTATTTGACCATAGAGGTATTGTTCATAGGCCTTCGTCATCTCTCTTGCCAGAAAAAGCTTCTGTCCAGACAGGATCGTTTCCATAACCTGGAGTGTATCTTTTATTCGCTGCCCGCTCTCAAAGAATACGATAGTACTGCCTGCCTTGTCTTTCCAAGAGAAGATCTCTTCACTCAATTTGTTATTAACTTTTGGCAAAAATCCTGCAAAATAGAACTTGTTTGAGGACATTCCGCTGACAGATAAGGCGGACATTACTGCGGATGGTCCGGGTACAGGTATGACAGGAATATTTTTCTCTCGTGCCTTACGGACAACAACGTAGCCAGGATCGCTGATAAGCGGGGTTCCTGCGTCTGATACAAGCGCGATATCAGTTCCTTGAAGTAGATGATCAATGATAACCTCCGACTTATTCTGCTCAACATGCTCATAGTAACTCAATAATTTCTTTTTGAGATTAAGGTGTTGTAAAAGCAGTCCGGTTACCCGGGTGTCTTCACATGCAATGATTTCGACACTTCGCAATGTTTCAATCATCCTGTTGGAGATATCCGAATAATTCCCGATAGGGAGTGCTATGATATAGAGTATTCCTGAGTTATTGGTTGATTGTTTCAATAGCTTAACTTTTTGAGGTACTTAATGCAATCTTATCTTCATTAACTTCAGTTTTCTTCTGGCTATTGACTTCATCGTAGACACTTTTCGATGAAATCAGGTCCATATTGACTTTTCCTTTGTAAATTGCGCCCTCGGCAATCACTAATTGAGACCCGATGACATCGCCATATACTTTTCCGGTACTCGTTATTTCTAATCCGTTAATCGCTTCAATCGTCCCGGTGACCTCTCCCGCAACGACTATTTTTTTTCCAATCATGTCAGCTTTTACCTGGCTCTGTTCGCCAACATAGATGTCCCCTTGGGCATTAATCTGCCCTTCCATCAACCCTTCAATCCTTACTGAACCTTGCGTATCAATGGTTCCCTTGAATTCAGTTCCTCTTCCGATAAGCGTCGTAACACCTTGTTCGACATAGTTTTTTCCATTAAATATGCTCACAGCAGCTCCTCCCCATTACCTTATATCTTTATTGGCAGTAAAAATATTCAGATCTAAATATTTGGTCGGGTTAATTGCCTGATTCCATTTTCTTACTTCATAGTGAAGATGCGGTCCTGTTGACAACCCGGTTGATCCGACTCTGGCAATTATCTGACCTTTATTCACGATTTCCCCGACATTAACCAATAGCCTGCTTGCATGTCCATAAACTGTCGAAATACCATCCCGATGCTCAACAATTACCGCATTACCATATCCGCTATACCAACCGCTATAGACGACTTTCCCTTTTGCAGAACTCAGAATATTCGCACCTGTAAAAGACGGAATATCAACTCCACGATGGAATTCCATTGATCCAAAAATAGGATGCCGTCGCCAGCCAAAACCAGCAATGATAGGTCCGCTAATCGGCGAGATGGAGGGAGTAAAGTCGAATTTCTGAGTCATATCCTTTACAGAGGCCAAAAGGAGATTATAACTTTGCTTGCTTTGAACCAAATCTTTGTTCAAAGCATAAAGTTTACCTCGTAAGTCATTAACAGAAAGACTGACAATTTTATCCCTAAACATATTATTTAAATATTTTTTTTTTGAAGCCTCTTTTGAAGGTCGAGAGAAGGAAAGGTCTTCAATACCAAGTAAGCCTCGTACCTCTTGATCTTTTTCCTTTAAATCCTGAATGGCAACATTAAGTTTCCTGGTCTCCTCATCGAACTTAACAAGCTGCTTTTTTTGGTCACTATTCTCGGAGATCATTTCATGGTAATTAAAAAGCTTGGCATTTGTTTTCGTATAATAGTAAATGGAGCTGACAAACGCCACGAAACACAAGAAAAGGCACGCGCTAGCTACTTTAAAACTCCATGCTGGTAACTTAACATTAATGACCTTGGCATTAGTATTATGTGGTACCAGCATAAAGGTAAAGTATTTTTTCTTCGTCTTTTTAATCGTGCTAACCAGAGTTCCACTCCTTAAATGGTCGGGGCGACTGGATTTGAACCAGCGACCACCGGCACCCCATACCGGTGCGCTACCGAGCTGCGCTACGCCCCGGCTACACTTTTTACATAGTTTATCACAAAATATGTAACTGTAGCAAGACTAACATTTAAGAAGTAAAAAGATTAAGCTCCTTTATCGATTATTTTTCTTATAAATTCTTGATTCTTAATAAGGATATAAAATAGTGCAATTATTGCAAAAACTACAAATGATTTCGGCTGATTACTCGACAAATAATACACCAGAAAAACAGAAACAGTAGACAATTCCAATATCGATATATTATTAATTATTAGATATATTATTATACCAAATACTAAAACGAAAAGAGAAATAATGGGATTAATACGAAAAAAAATTCCCCAGAGCAGGAATGAGCTGACAAAGTCTTTCCTGAAAATAAATTGACTGGCAAGGTTCCCGGCTAAACAACTGGCGGTTGCCACAATCAAAGAATAATCCGATTGCCCGAGAACTTGATCTCCAATATAAATCGCGATGATACCTTTGGTAATATCGAGGAGGACCAGACCGGACATCATGGAGACCGTAAACATAGGAAACAAAAACGTCTTCGTTGCAGGAAACCTTCGGGTCTTTACCCGCTCAAAGGGCATCGTACGTACATAATAGTTAATAAGCGAAAAAAAAGGAATGCTTCCCAGCAAAAAAGCAACAAGTATTACCAGGCCAAGTTGGTACATATAATCCCTTAATTAGAAGTATCTAATGAAAATATCTTATGCAAGGCCGCCACAGCTTCTTTTGTATATTTTTCATTAATAACACAAGAAACTTTAATCTCTGACGTACTAATTAACTCAATATTAATGGAATTATCAGCCAGAGCTTGAAACATTTTTGCGGCAACGCCAGGTGTTGAAATCATTCCGACACCAACAATAGAAATCTTAGCAACTTTAGTATCATAAATTACTTGCCCGGCATTGTTATCTTCGCTAAACTGCTTTGATATTATAACGGCTCTTTCGACATCGGTTTCAGGAACCGTGAACGTTATGGAGTTCCTGATATCTTCTTCCTGACTTTGAATTATCATATCGACGTTAATAGCAGCTGTTGCTAATAAGCCGAATAACTTTGCTGCCATTCCAGGCTCATCCTTAACACCAAGCACAGCAATTTTTGCAGTATTAGTATCAAACGCTACTCCGGTAACTTCTTTCTTTCTTTCCATATTAGTAACCTCCTTAACAATAGTACCTTCCCCTTCATGAAAACTAGACCGTACATGTAAAACTATATTATTTTCTTTAGCACATTCAACAGCTCTGGGATGTAAAACACCAGAACCTAAACTTGCAAATTCCAACATTTCTTCATAGGAAATGACATCAAGTTTACGAGCATCTAGAAGCATTCTTGGATCCGTTGTAAACACCCCGTCAACATCAGTAAAAATCTCGCAGACATCTGCATTAAGAGCTGCCGCAAGAACAACCGCAGAAGTATCAGAGCCTCCCCGGCCAATAGTAGTCGTATCGCCATTACAATTAACCCCTTGGAACCCAGTTACAATAACGATCTTTCCTTCTAATATTTCTTTTTTCAAACGTTTCGCATCAACATCCAATATGCGAGCCTTAAGATGAAGTTCTTCAGTAAAAATACAGGCTTGATGCCCATTCAGTGAAACCGCATCAAATCCATAACTATTAATTGCCATAGCGACAAGCGCTGCTGACTGCTGCTCCCCAGTTGCCAGTAAGGCATCGTATTCACGAGCTTTCGGATTATCTGAAACTTCATAAGCTAATTTGACGAGATGATCAGTTTGATGACCCATTGCCGATACAACCACAACAACATTGTTACCATTTTGCTTGGTTTTGATTATTCTTTTGGCAACATTATGTATTTTTGTTACATCGCCAACGGATGTTCCTCCAAATTTTTGCACAACTAAGGCCACAGCTAATCCTCCATCGAAAAATTTACATAATTATATCATAACGAATTATTTACGTGAATCCTATAAAGATTGGCTGGAATATATCCCGTGACTAATTTCTCAAAAGAATTTCTTTATATATGTTTGAAAGATTTCTTACATACGATTCGATCAAGAATCTATTTTTTACAAGATCCGAAGCAGACTGTCCCATTTTTTTTACCAGTGCCCGGTTCTCAATAAACATTTTCATATACCCGCTTATCGCACTAATATCCAAAGGTTCAATCAAAAACCCTGTTTTCCCATTGATAACAAGCGTGTTTATGATGCCCACATTACTCGCAATGAGCGGTAAGTTAAGATACATGGCTTCAAGAACAACCATGGGCAAGCCTTCCCATAACGAAGGCAAAACAAAAACATCTGCAGCAGACAGGTAGCTAGGAACATCTTTTATCAAACCCAATAAAGTAACACTTTTTTCAAGATGCAAGGCTTTGAGCTGACTGCGCAAATCTTCTGAAAGAGGACCGTCTCCGGCTATCAATAATTTTGAATTCTTATAAGTTTTTGCTATCGAATGGAATGCTTCGACTAAAGATTGATGATTTTTTTCCTTACTTAATCTTCCGACACTGATAAATACAAAGTCACTTTCTCCGATACCAAGCTCCTTACGAACTTCATTACGATTTCGGCTGGGTCGCATGTTATGCTCGTTAATACAATTGTTAATAACCGATAACTTCTCTTTGTGGTTAATTAGCTTAAATGACTCAATAAGTGATTGATGGACAGATTGAGAACACGCAATCGTTTTGTTTCTGAGGCTGAAGGTTGCTTTATCAAGAATATTTCTATAAGACCTTTGCGTTTGATTAATATTATGTTCATGGACAACCAGAGGTAAATTCATTAATTTTGCAGAAAGCAAACTATGCACAGAGGCTCCCCAAATATGACTATGAATTAGGTCAGGAGATAAACCATGGATGGTTTTCATTAGTTTGATGGTGATAGTCGGATTGTATACCTTCCTGACTTTCGGGAATAAATGTATCAGGTTGATACCATCGTCAAATAATTCTTGTGAATAATGACTTTTTCCATCTCCAACTATCGATATGACCGAAACCTTCATAGTTCCGAACTGTTTAAATCCTTTTGCCAGATTTACGACAACCCTTTCGGTTCCACCGATAGCATCAATGTTCCATATGACTTGGCAAATATGCATTTACTACCTCTTTTCTAGGTTCTTTAGCATTCAAGTCAACCAATTGATCATCTAATTCCAGCATATATAAACTTCTTCTTCCCGTATGGACCGAATCTATAAATATTCTTTTTCCATCCAGGGACCATTTGGGATGAAGATCACATCTGCATTCTCCAAAATATGCAAAGGGCTCAAAAAACTCTCCCAGTTTTCTGAGTTCCCCAGTGTTAATATTAAACATATACAGGTCACGCATTCGAGATTTATAGGGAAAGGTATCAAAAATCATATTTTCATTAAAAATACTCGGATGCCCGTCTCCGAAAGCATTTATTTTCTTTCCGCCCAGAATCTCTTTATGACCGTTATCAACATTTATTGCATAATATTTGTCGCCTTGGTTAAAATCTCGTTTAAAAGTAACCACTTTATCGTTTTGCCACCAACAGCAATGGCTCACCATATCGTGGTCAGCCAAGACCTTTAGATCTTTTCCATTAATATCAGACAAGATTAACCTGTCCTGTTTTTTTCCATCAATAAAGTATCTGTGCAAAAAAATAAATTTTTTACCATTGGGACTTATCATAATGTGATTAACTTTATGCTGTGCTTCAGACATTTTGGCGTTATAGGAAATAGCAATTACATCTTTAATGGAGATAAGAAGTTCACTTTTATTCTTCTTTAAATCAACAATATAGATTCCATCTTCATAAAGGTTAGCGGTAACTCTTTTATTCAGGCGATTACGATAACCATAATCAGGGCGAAGAACCGCGAGTCGATCATAATTCAATGATAATGCAGTATTCTGGTAAACATCATAAATAGGAAAATCTATAATTTTTTCCAATGATCTAGTCTGGGCGTTTATTATTTTTGATGTGTATTTATCGGCTTTTTCATCATAATCGTTAAAAATAAAGCGAGTAGCATCTATCCACTGGCATTTAGTTCCTTGCTGCCAATTATAAGTTTTTGAAGCAAACGAACTTACTACCTTATTTGCATTTACATCATATAAATGTATTCTTATCGGGACAGAAGGATCTGGAAGTTTATTTGTCTCCCTTTCCGCTTCATGAAAAATTACATATTCATTCGTACTATTAATAGGAGATTTATCGTAATAGCCAAAAAAGGTTTCTTTATCGCCCACCTGAAATTGATGCAATTTATAATAACATTTATAATTATATTTTTTTTTATAGATCAAATAATTCAGGCGCTTGTAAATACTTTTCCCTAGAATATGAATTGCCGGAAACTTTTGCAACAAATCAGATAACACTTTTTCTGTTTCATTATATGTCATAAATTAAACCTAAATTTGACCTCAATTTTTGCTATATGCTTCTATACAAAAAAATACGGCTGATTTCCGCCCAATTCCGTATATATCACAATATCATTATATTAGTCAACATTTATTTAACTCTCATTTTGCCCATATACCTGTTGCCTTACCTTTGATCAACTTATGATACTGAATTGGGGTCCAAATCGCGCCTCCCAAAAGACAAAGAATCGTTGA
This genomic window contains:
- a CDS encoding ISL3 family transposase; amino-acid sequence: NQTKKQCKKLIPVFLKYLKQLNESAIDRLVTLGNTLNSWEEEVVRMWRFSKSNGITEGFHTKMEMLSRRAYGFRNFENYRLWVKILCR
- the rsmI gene encoding 16S rRNA (cytidine(1402)-2'-O)-methyltransferase, producing the protein MKQSTNNSGILYIIALPIGNYSDISNRMIETLRSVEIIACEDTRVTGLLLQHLNLKKKLLSYYEHVEQNKSEVIIDHLLQGTDIALVSDAGTPLISDPGYVVVRKAREKNIPVIPVPGPSAVMSALSVSGMSSNKFYFAGFLPKVNNKLSEEIFSWKDKAGSTIVFFESGQRIKDTLQVMETILSGQKLFLAREMTKAYEQYLYGQIIEVLEQLSETVKGEITCVIEIPPKDKIIEEKYVQLAHGMMSKGMHRKDVVQLLSENLNLPKNQLKKILED
- a CDS encoding cell shape determination protein CcmA, which produces MSIFNGKNYVEQGVTTLIGRGTEFKGTIDTQGSVRIEGLMEGQINAQGDIYVGEQSQVKADMIGKKIVVAGEVTGTIEAINGLEITSTGKVYGDVIGSQLVIAEGAIYKGKVNMDLISSKSVYDEVNSQKKTEVNEDKIALSTSKS
- a CDS encoding aspartate kinase; its protein translation is MALVVQKFGGTSVGDVTKIHNVAKRIIKTKQNGNNVVVVVSAMGHQTDHLVKLAYEVSDNPKAREYDALLATGEQQSAALVAMAINSYGFDAVSLNGHQACIFTEELHLKARILDVDAKRLKKEILEGKIVIVTGFQGVNCNGDTTTIGRGGSDTSAVVLAAALNADVCEIFTDVDGVFTTDPRMLLDARKLDVISYEEMLEFASLGSGVLHPRAVECAKENNIVLHVRSSFHEGEGTIVKEVTNMERKKEVTGVAFDTNTAKIAVLGVKDEPGMAAKLFGLLATAAINVDMIIQSQEEDIRNSITFTVPETDVERAVIISKQFSEDNNAGQVIYDTKVAKISIVGVGMISTPGVAAKMFQALADNSINIELISTSEIKVSCVINEKYTKEAVAALHKIFSLDTSN
- a CDS encoding glycosyl transferase; translated protein: MTYNETEKVLSDLLQKFPAIHILGKSIYKRLNYLIYKKKYNYKCYYKLHQFQVGDKETFFGYYDKSPINSTNEYVIFHEAERETNKLPDPSVPIRIHLYDVNANKVVSSFASKTYNWQQGTKCQWIDATRFIFNDYDEKADKYTSKIINAQTRSLEKIIDFPIYDVYQNTALSLNYDRLAVLRPDYGYRNRLNKRVTANLYEDGIYIVDLKKNKSELLISIKDVIAISYNAKMSEAQHKVNHIMISPNGKKFIFLHRYFIDGKKQDRLILSDINGKDLKVLADHDMVSHCCWWQNDKVVTFKRDFNQGDKYYAINVDNGHKEILGGKKINAFGDGHPSIFNENMIFDTFPYKSRMRDLYMFNINTGELRKLGEFFEPFAYFGECRCDLHPKWSLDGKRIFIDSVHTGRRSLYMLELDDQLVDLNAKEPRKEVVNAYLPSHMEH